The nucleotide window GCGCGGGCGCGGGGCCAGGGCCTCGCCTTCGGGTACTGAGATCCCGGCGCGGGAGCGCCGAGGCTCCGGGCGCGGAGGCGGCGAGGCTCCGGGCCGCCAGCGGCCGCGGGACCGCGCTCCCTCGGCGGGCCTGCGAGTCCGCTGGCTTAGGCTAGGCTCTCATGCGAAGCTCACACGGAACCGGACTTCGCAAGGAGGCATACCGATGCGCGCGTACCTCATGGAGTTCATCGGCACCTTCTTCCTGGTGCTGACAGTCGGCCTCACCGTCGCGCAGGGCAGCGACCTGGCGCCGCTGGCGATCGGGCTCGTGCTGATGGTGATGGTCTACGCCGGCGGGCACGTCTCGGGCGGTCACTACAACCCAGCCGTCACCCTGGGTGCGGTGCTGCGCGGTGCGCTGCCCACGAAGGAGCTGGCGCCGTACTGGGGCGCCCAGCTCCTCGGCGCCGTGGTCGCGGCCGCGCTGGCCCGCTGGGTCGCGGGGGCGCCGTTCACGGTGGCGCCGGGTCCCGAGGCCGGCACGTTCGCCGCGCTCGCCGTGGAGACGTTCTTCACCTTCGCGCTCGTGGCGGTCGTCCTCGCGTCCGCCACGGCGGCGGCGACGAAGGGCAACTCCTTCTACGGCCTGGCGATAGGCGGGACCGTCGCGGCCGGGGCGGCCGCCGGCGGCGCGATCTCGGGCGGCGCCTTCAACCCCGCCGTCGGCGTGGGGGCGGTCCTCGTCGACGCGATCGCCGGCGGCACCGCCGGCCACGTCTGGCTCTACGTCGTCGGGCCGCTGCTCGGCTCCTACCTCGCCGCGGCCGCCTTCAGGTACCTCCACCCGGAGGGGTAGCCTCCGCGCGACCTGCCGATCCGGGAGCGGGCAGGCGGCGCGGGCGGCCTTCTCGCGGTAGCCTCCGCGCGACCAGACGCTCCGGCTAGTCGTAGCCTCGGTCCTCGGGGCCCGCGCCCGATCGGGGTCGCGGGCGGCGACCAGGCGTCTGGCGGCTCGCGCGAGCGGAGGAGCGAAGGTGGCACGCATCCTCTGGTACCGGCTGTGGCGGGGCGTCCTGACCGTGTGGTTCGTGCTGACGGTCGCCTTCGTCACCCCCCGGCTGGTGGGGGACCCGGCCAGGTCCCTGCTGCCGGAGGACGCCACGCCGGCCGAGCAGGCCGAGCTGCGGGCGCGCCTCGGGCTCGACCTGCCGCTGACGCGGCAGTACGTCGCCTACCTGGGCAACGTCCTGCGCGGCGACTTCGGGGAGAGCTTCGCCGAGCGGAGGCCGGCGACCGAGACGGTCCTCGAGCGCGTCCCGGCCACCCTCCAGCTGGGCGGCATCGCGCTCGCGCTCTCCGTGCTCCTGGGCGTGGGCGGAGGCGTCCTCGCCGCTACGCGCCGCGAAGGACCCTGGGACAGGCTGCTCACGGCCGGGGCCCTCGTGGGTCAGGCCGTGCCGAACTTCGTGCTCGGCGTGGCGCTGATCCTCGTCTTCAGCCTGGCCCTCAGGTGGCTGCCCAGCGGCGGGCGCGAGGGCTGGCACAGCCTTGTCATGCCGGTCGCGACCCTCGCGGCGGCCTCGTCCGCCTGGCTGCTGCGGCTCACGCGGGGCGTGATGCTCGACCTCGCCGAGCAGGACTTCGTCCGCACGGCTCACGCCAAGGGCGTCGGCGCCGCGTCGGTGGCGCTGAAGCACGTGCTCCGCAACGCCTGCCTCCCCGTGCTCACCCTGCTGGGCCTGCGGGCCGGGGCGCTCGTCGCCGGCTCGGTCGTCGTCGAGACCGTGTTCGCCTGGCCGGGCGTGGGCCGGCTCCTGGTGCACGCGGTCGTCACGCGCGACTTCCCGGTGATCCAGTTCGCCGTCGTGCTCGTCAGCGTCTCCGTCGTCGTCGCGAACCTGCTGGTCGACCTGCTCTACGGGGTCGTGGACCCGCGCGTGCGCACGTCGTGAGGCAGCCGGCCCGCTCGCGCCGCCGCCAGGCGGAGCCCCCGGCGCGGGCGGCGACGCGGTCCCCCGCCGGGGCCGCATGGCGGCGCAGGTCGCCGCCACCAGTCGCCGTGGCGAGCTACGCGGTCCTGGCCGTCCTGTTCGCCGCGGCCGTCCTGGCGCCGGTCATCGCGCCTTACGACATCAGGGCTCAGGACCTCCCGAGCCGGCTGGAGCCGCCGTCGTGGCTGGGCGGCGCGGGAGGGCACCTGCTCGGCACGGACCACCTCGGACGCGACGTGCTCTCGCGCCTGCTGTTCGCCCTGAGGACGACGTTGGGCGTGGCCACGCTGGGCACGCTCATCGGCCTGGCGCTCGGCGGCGCCCTCGGCCTCGCCGCCGGTCTGGCGGGCGGCTGGGTCGACGAGCTGATCATGTTCCTCGTCGATGTCCAGGCCTCGGTGCCGTTCATCCTGGT belongs to Trueperaceae bacterium and includes:
- a CDS encoding aquaporin, whose product is MRAYLMEFIGTFFLVLTVGLTVAQGSDLAPLAIGLVLMVMVYAGGHVSGGHYNPAVTLGAVLRGALPTKELAPYWGAQLLGAVVAAALARWVAGAPFTVAPGPEAGTFAALAVETFFTFALVAVVLASATAAATKGNSFYGLAIGGTVAAGAAAGGAISGGAFNPAVGVGAVLVDAIAGGTAGHVWLYVVGPLLGSYLAAAAFRYLHPEG
- a CDS encoding ABC transporter permease, encoding MARILWYRLWRGVLTVWFVLTVAFVTPRLVGDPARSLLPEDATPAEQAELRARLGLDLPLTRQYVAYLGNVLRGDFGESFAERRPATETVLERVPATLQLGGIALALSVLLGVGGGVLAATRREGPWDRLLTAGALVGQAVPNFVLGVALILVFSLALRWLPSGGREGWHSLVMPVATLAAASSAWLLRLTRGVMLDLAEQDFVRTAHAKGVGAASVALKHVLRNACLPVLTLLGLRAGALVAGSVVVETVFAWPGVGRLLVHAVVTRDFPVIQFAVVLVSVSVVVANLLVDLLYGVVDPRVRTS
- a CDS encoding ABC transporter permease, translating into MRQPARSRRRQAEPPARAATRSPAGAAWRRRSPPPVAVASYAVLAVLFAAAVLAPVIAPYDIRAQDLPSRLEPPSWLGGAGGHLLGTDHLGRDVLSRLLFALRTTLGVATLGTLIGLALGGALGLAAGLAGGWVDELIMFLVDVQASVPFILVALTAIALVGASQPVLVLVVGLAGWETYARVVRGQVLALSGLPFVEAARALGASRRRIAVRHLAPAVGTTLAVLATANFTHVMLLESALSFLGIGVRPPGTSLGAMLGATRDYLLTRWTLPAAPAATILLLSMAVTVLGDWVRDRLDPRLRG